Proteins co-encoded in one Siniperca chuatsi isolate FFG_IHB_CAS linkage group LG11, ASM2008510v1, whole genome shotgun sequence genomic window:
- the mrpl2 gene encoding 39S ribosomal protein L2, mitochondrial, with the protein MMAVSCLTRALRSLTLSQPALLSSQAVAQTKLGTQVPSTVGQCRGFLTTASLEQNRTFWKQREKYTIRPIGMKKTGGRDHSGRIRTHGIGGGHKQKYRWIDFKRLRYEPNKEAQPFEEKVVEVRYDPCRSADIALVAGGNRKRWIIATENMQAGDVIKTSGVIGRMAVSANEGDAHPLGALPVGTLVNNLEIQPGKGSEYIRAAGTSGVLLRKVNGTAIIQLPSKQQVQVLETCMVTVGRVSNIDHNKRIIGKAGRNRWLGIRPSSGLWQRKGGWAGRKIKPLPPMKSYVNLPSISAK; encoded by the exons ATGATGGCGGTGTCGTGTCTAACTCGAGCTCTGCGCTCCCTGACTCTCTCCCagcctgctctgctctcctcgCAG GCAGTGGCACAGACTAAGCTGGGAACTCAGGTGCCCAGTACAGTCGGACAGTGCAGAGGCTTCCTCACCACAGCCTCCCTGGAGCAGAACAGGACATTTtggaagcagagggagaagTACACCATCAGGCCTATAGGAATGAAAAAGACAGGAGGGCGAGATCACTCAG GAAGGATACGGACACATGGCATCGGCGGCGGCCATAAACAAAAATACCGATGGATAGACTTTAAGCGACTGCGCTATGAACCGAACAAAGAGGCCCAGCCTTTTGAAGAGAAGGTTGTTGAAGTGCGATACGACCCGTGCAG GTCTGCTGACATTGCCCTTGTAGCTGGAGGCAACCGGAAAAGATGGATTATTGCTACAGAGAACATGCAGGCTGGGGACGTCATTAAAACGTCTGGAGTTATTGGACGCATGGCAG TCTCAGCCAATGAGGGTGATGCCCACCCACTGGGAGCCCTTCCTGTGGGGACACTGGTGAACAACCTGGAGATACAACCAGGGAAGGGATCCGAGTACATTCGTGCTGCAG GTACAAGTGGCGTTTTGCTCCGTAAAGTAAATGGAACAGCAATCATTCAGCTTCCTTCGAAGCAGCAGGTTCAG GTACTGGAGACCTGCATGGTAACGGTGGGACGCGTGTCCAACATTGACCACAATAAACGGATCATTGGCAAAGCTGGTCGCAATCGCTGGCTTGGCATTCGCCCTTCGAGTGGCTTGTGGCAGAGAAAAGGAGGGTGGGCAGGACGCAAGATTAAACCGCTGCCTCCGATGAAGAGTTACGTCAACCTGCCCTCAATCTCAGCTAAATAA
- the zmp:0000000755 gene encoding phosphofurin acidic cluster sorting protein 1 isoform X4 — MLQRRKRYKNRTILGYKTLAVGVINMAEVMQHPTDGGQILGLHSNVKEAPVRVAEISVYSLSSQPIDHEDGSGQAGRKTKTSDRSPDMDNYSEEDDDSYSSEQEASDDAVHGQDLYDEDDEVRKPKKPRRKMIRTTSMTRQPNFKQKFVALLKRFKVTDEVLDSDPVDQTQEVEEDLDLLYDSLEVYNQSDSGPEMEDNESVLSTPKPKLKPFFEGMSHSSSQTEIGSIHSQKSQQRELSCPSGDFLTVDRCKVQGARYQDDSITDTTVGPSWLIFAPPLLVQEPETDDSGPGPGEVSSWDVNTERMTSTVGKLCKTESQNHMSPSKVENRLQRHPRSISMKDRQNSKAQSDRTSSMESECSPDSRLIAQVPRKSVYDQLNQILISDERLPESIILINTMEWQGQYVSELLHEQGQPIVSTCSAADVQAAFNTIVTRIQRFCNCNAQTPPTMKVAVAGDQSYLSTILRFFVEQLANKTPDWLSYIRFLVIPIGSHPLAKYVASFDSRFNSIFMDTAWRELFCRTERPTSDNIDVAGRVVQYLAGANVSHQFPISEAMLTYKQKRKRSLYFDFYISPDEDSCQKFVPFIGVVKVGIVEQSLSTSVDSDDAMGVNTSILSSPTPPSAGPYGKEIGGTPPQSPSVSTALSGAGSPCSGSEVMGLQVDYWTWQGPERKKEGEKRDVGLKNTLKSNFRSLQVSRLPCGGELTPPPSMAMTVVTKEKNKKVIFLSKKPKEKELDSKSQVIDGISRLICTAKHQHTMLRVTIDGVEWNDVKFFQLAAQWPTHVKHLPVGIFGYTKPV; from the exons ATGCTGCAGAGGAGGAAACGCTACAAGAATCGAACCATCCTGGGCTACAAAACTTTAGCTGTGGGAGTTATCAATATGGCTGAG GTGATGCAACACCCGACAGACGGAGGACAGATTCTTGGTCTCCATAGCAACGTGAAGGAGGCGCCAGTGCGTGTGGCGGAGATCAGCGTGTACTCTCTGTCCAGCCAGCCCATCGACCACGAGGACGGTAGCGGCCAGGCTGGCCGCAAGACTAAAACCTCAG ACCGCTCCCCAGACATGGATAACTATTCTGAGGAGGACGATGACAGCTACTCGTCAGAGCAGGAAGCCAGTGATGACGCAGTTCATGGCCAG GATCTTTATGATGAAGACGATGAGGTCAGGAAGCCCAAGAAACCCCGGAGGAAGATGATCCGAACCACTTCCATGACCAGG cAACCTAACTTTAAGCAGAAGTTTGTGGCCTTGCTGAAGAGGTTCAAGGTAACAGATGAG GTCCTGGACTCTGACCCAGTCGACCAGAcccaggaggtggaggaggatcTGGATTTACTCTATGACAGTCTGGAGGTGTACAACCAGAGTGACAGTGGTCCAGAGATGGAGGACAACGAGAGCGTCCTGAGCACACCTAAGCCCAAACTCAA gCCGTTTTTTGAAGGGATGTCTCACTCCAGCTCCCAGACAGAAATTGGAAGCATACACAGCCAGAAAAGCCAGCAGAGAGAGCTGTCATGTCCT AGTGGAGACTTTCTGACCGTGGACAGATGTAAAGTGCAAGGGGCCCGGTATCAAGATGACAGCATCACAGATACAACTGTTGGG CCCTCTTGGCTCATCTTTGCTCCCCCCCTTTTGGTTCAGGAGCCAGAGACTGACGACAGCGGGCCAGGGCCGGGGGAGGTGAGCAGCTGGGATGTCAACACTGAACGGATGACCAGCACTGTTGGCAAACTCTGCAAGACAGAGTCCCAAAACCACATGTCTCCCAG TAAAGTGGAGAACAGGCTGCAGAGGCATCCTCGCAGCATCTccatgaaagacagacagaactCCAAGGCCCAGAGCGATAGGACCAGCAGCATGGAGAGCGAGTGCTCCCCAGACTCACGACTCATAGCACAG GTTCCCAGGAAGTCTGTGTATGACCAGCTGAACCAGATCCTCATCTCTGACGAACGCCTACCTGAGAGCATCATCCTCATCAACACCATGGAGTGGCAaggacag tATGTATCCGAGTTGCTCCATGAACAGGGCCAGCCCATTGTGTCCACCTGCTCTGCTGCCGATGTTCAGGCTGCCTTCAACACCATCGTTACTCGCATCCAGAGATT CTGTAACTGCAACGCACAGACACCACCGACAATGAAGGTGGCGGTGGCAGGCGACCAGAGTTACCTCAGCACCATCCTGAGGTTCTTTGTGGAGCAGCTGGCCAACAAGACACCTGACTGGCTCAGTTACATACGCTTCCTGGTGATCCCCATAG GTTCTCATCCCCTGGCAAAGTATGTGGCCTCCTTTGACAGCAGGTTCAACAGCATCTTTATGGACACTGCATGGAGGGAGCTGTTCTGCAGGACGGAACGGCCCACCTCAG ATAACATAGATGTAGCAGGACGAGTTGTTCAGTATCTGGCTGGTGCCAACGTGTCCCACCAGTTCCCCATCTCAGAGGCCATGCTCACCTACAAACAGAAGAG GAAAAGGagtttgtattttgatttttacaTCAG CCCTGATGAGGACTCCTGTCAGAAATTTGTGCCATTTATTGGG GTTGTGAAAGTTGGAATTGTGGAGCAAAGCCTCTCAACTTCAG TGGACTCAGATGATGCGATGGGGGTCAACACAAGCATCCTGTCCTCCCCAACACCCCCATCGGCCGGTCCGTATGGGAAGGAGATTGGGGGCACCCCCCCCCAGTCTCCCTCTGTGTCCACCGCCCTTTCTGGAGCTGG TTCTCCGTGTTCGGGCAGTGAAGTGATGGGGCTCCAGGTGGACTACTGGACGTGGCAAGGtccagagaggaagaaagagggagagaagagagatgtGGGCCTGAAAAACACCCTGAAGAGTAACTTCCGTTCGCTGCAAGTCAGCCGCCTGCCTTGTGGAGGGGAACTCACCCCTCCACCCAGCATGGCCATGACTGTAGTCACAAAGGAGAAGAACAAGAAAG TGATTTTTCTCAGCAAGAAGCCCAAGGAGAAAGAGCTGGACTCTAAGAGCCAAGTGATTGATGGTATCAGCAGGTTGATCTGCACAGCCAAGCACCAGCACACAATGCTGAGAG TCACTATTGATGGAGTGGAGTGGAATGATGTGAAGTTTTTCCAGCTTGCTGCCCAGTGGCCAACACATGTCAAGCACCTCCCGGTGGGAATCTTTGGTTACACTAAGCCTGTGTGA